In one window of Tellurirhabdus rosea DNA:
- a CDS encoding PPC domain-containing DNA-binding protein, which produces MQTVTIRLRPGQDLKQELDRLVNEQKIEAGAVLTCVGSLTDVRLRLANQEGGTDWKGHFEIVSLVGTLSVNGSHLHLSVSDSTGRTLGGHLFEGCRIYTTAEIVLGIFPEITYVREPDPTFGYRELVVRRKASRPAKKK; this is translated from the coding sequence ATGCAAACCGTTACCATTCGGCTGCGGCCGGGTCAGGATTTGAAACAGGAACTCGACCGGCTGGTCAACGAGCAGAAGATCGAAGCCGGGGCGGTGCTGACCTGCGTCGGGAGCCTGACCGACGTACGGCTGCGGCTGGCGAATCAGGAGGGCGGCACCGACTGGAAAGGTCATTTTGAAATCGTGTCCCTTGTCGGCACCCTGTCGGTCAACGGCAGCCACCTGCACCTGTCGGTGTCGGATTCGACGGGCCGCACGCTGGGCGGACACCTGTTCGAGGGCTGCCGGATTTACACCACGGCGGAGATTGTTCTGGGCATTTTTCCCGAAATCACCTACGTCCGCGAACCGGACCCCACGTTTGGCTACCGCGAGCTGGTGGTGCGCCGGAAGGCCAGCCGACCCGCAAAGAAAAAATGA
- a CDS encoding PD-(D/E)XK nuclease-like domain-containing protein: protein MTRLEMTEYEYRAHPAYANSDLTELLTLHTFKPLKKASPKTMQYGTTLHQLILEPDRAVDWSRHSKSEGQRMRELALSVRERTADLLGGLAFEKPVFWQCGLTGLPLKAKPDGVRAGLVVDLKTTSARSCEEFVSKFQWYGYDRQAAYYLKAVPEATEFLFLGVQKAKPHLVYEVWFKRHDEFIEIGTKKIDRLLRLAHEESRKEGGWRPSSWKMTE, encoded by the coding sequence ATGACTCGATTAGAAATGACCGAATACGAATACCGCGCGCACCCCGCCTACGCCAACTCGGACCTGACGGAACTGCTGACTCTGCATACCTTTAAGCCGCTCAAAAAGGCGTCCCCCAAAACGATGCAGTACGGCACGACGCTCCACCAGCTCATCCTGGAGCCCGACCGTGCGGTAGACTGGAGCCGCCACTCGAAATCCGAAGGCCAGCGGATGCGGGAACTGGCGCTTTCGGTGCGGGAACGGACGGCCGATCTGCTGGGCGGACTGGCCTTCGAAAAACCCGTTTTCTGGCAGTGCGGCCTCACGGGCCTGCCCCTGAAAGCCAAGCCGGACGGCGTCCGGGCGGGTTTGGTGGTCGATCTCAAAACTACTTCCGCCCGTTCCTGCGAAGAGTTTGTGTCTAAATTTCAGTGGTACGGCTACGACCGGCAGGCGGCCTATTACCTGAAAGCCGTTCCGGAAGCCACCGAATTCCTTTTCCTGGGTGTGCAGAAAGCCAAGCCGCACCTGGTCTACGAAGTCTGGTTCAAACGCCACGACGAATTCATTGAAATCGGCACCAAAAAGATCGACCGCCTGCTCCGGCTGGCCCACGAGGAAAGCCGGAAGGAAGGCGGCTGGCGACCGTCGTCCTGGAAAATGACTGAATGA
- a CDS encoding DinB family protein, translating to MVQNDELIRIIDLLNTTYEGEEAWHGPSVVEVLRGVTPDMAGRRVTPNTHSIAELVFHMTSWRIFCVKKMQGDKDFDIKSPEKNFGSLPQMDEFEWEALQMELSLSQEELVNELDKRDDDEFLEDIVPGRDYTYYDMLHGIIHHDTYHAGQISLIKKALFFKGAGRSEEPEDQYGSRYADDYDDNY from the coding sequence ATGGTACAGAACGACGAACTGATCCGCATCATAGACCTCCTCAATACAACCTATGAAGGGGAGGAGGCATGGCATGGCCCCTCTGTAGTGGAGGTGCTGCGGGGCGTCACACCGGACATGGCCGGCCGACGCGTCACGCCCAACACGCACTCCATCGCGGAACTGGTGTTTCACATGACAAGCTGGCGGATTTTCTGCGTCAAAAAGATGCAGGGCGACAAGGATTTTGACATCAAATCTCCGGAAAAGAACTTCGGCTCGCTTCCGCAGATGGATGAATTTGAGTGGGAGGCCCTCCAGATGGAACTGAGTCTCAGTCAGGAAGAACTGGTCAACGAACTCGACAAGCGCGACGACGATGAATTCCTTGAAGACATCGTTCCCGGCCGGGACTATACCTATTATGACATGCTGCACGGCATTATCCACCACGATACCTACCATGCCGGGCAGATTTCTCTCATCAAAAAAGCCCTTTTCTTCAAAGGCGCCGGCCGCAGCGAAGAACCGGAGGACCAGTACGGCTCCCGGTACGCGGATGATTACGACGATAATTATTGA
- a CDS encoding DUF421 domain-containing protein, translating into MNKIVNVDWETLLVPSTSVFEMVVRGTLTYWFCLLYLRVFRRGASQAGITDLLLVTLIADAAQNSMAHSYESVTEGLVLVGTLVFWNFLLDYLGMKTLVIRKLNSPDPVLLIKDGRMLQHNMRKEFLHEEELRGMLREQGVDDPASVKECYIESSGNISVLKKE; encoded by the coding sequence ATGAACAAAATAGTAAATGTCGATTGGGAGACCCTGCTGGTCCCGTCTACTTCCGTGTTTGAGATGGTCGTGCGGGGTACGCTGACCTATTGGTTCTGCCTGTTGTACCTGCGTGTTTTCCGACGAGGGGCCAGCCAGGCCGGGATTACGGACCTGCTGCTCGTTACCCTGATTGCCGACGCCGCGCAGAATTCGATGGCCCATAGCTACGAGTCCGTTACGGAAGGGCTGGTGCTGGTCGGGACGCTCGTGTTCTGGAATTTTCTTCTGGATTATCTGGGCATGAAAACCCTGGTGATTCGCAAGCTGAACTCACCGGACCCCGTCCTGCTGATCAAAGACGGCCGGATGCTCCAGCACAACATGCGCAAAGAGTTTTTGCATGAAGAGGAATTAAGAGGCATGCTGCGCGAGCAGGGCGTAGACGACCCCGCCAGCGTGAAGGAATGCTACATCGAGAGCAGCGGGAACATCAGCGTGTTAAAAAAGGAGTGA
- the cobC gene encoding alpha-ribazole phosphatase, with translation MDLYLIRHTAVSVSRSICYGQADVGLLETYEEEKQRIRALLPEGPVTIWSSPLSRCARLATDLGNPIHFDDRLKEFHFGDWENIPWNDIPAEQLNPWMADFVNIQVPNGESFQAFYERVLAFWEEHIVPEIPDNQSAVALVTHGGVIRCLLCLFLELSLRNAYRLHLDYGSVSRVSIFQNHYTVQYINR, from the coding sequence ATGGATCTCTACCTCATCCGTCATACCGCCGTTTCGGTGTCCCGTTCGATCTGTTACGGGCAGGCCGATGTGGGGCTTCTGGAAACCTACGAAGAAGAGAAACAACGGATTCGGGCGCTGTTGCCGGAGGGGCCGGTGACGATCTGGTCCAGCCCGCTGAGCCGCTGCGCCCGGCTGGCGACGGACCTCGGTAATCCCATCCACTTCGACGACCGGTTAAAAGAATTTCATTTCGGCGACTGGGAAAATATTCCCTGGAACGACATTCCCGCCGAGCAGCTGAATCCCTGGATGGCGGACTTTGTGAATATTCAGGTGCCCAACGGCGAAAGCTTTCAGGCGTTTTATGAACGGGTGCTGGCTTTCTGGGAAGAACACATCGTTCCAGAAATCCCTGACAATCAATCGGCCGTTGCCCTGGTGACGCACGGCGGCGTGATTCGCTGTTTGCTGTGTCTGTTTTTAGAACTATCTTTACGCAACGCTTACCGGCTGCACCTCGACTACGGTTCGGTCAGCCGGGTTTCTATTTTTCAGAACCATTATACGGTCCAATACATCAACCGGTAA
- a CDS encoding DUF6580 family putative transport protein: MKSVHVRTASVISILLLAALSRLLPHLPNFTPIAAIALFGASMFERKWQGLVVAFGAMLLSDALIGFHGTMAAVYGSFGLTWLIGYFLLKRPTAVRVVTASLLSSVLFFLITNFAVWYGSTFYPQTPGGLLACYTAGLAFYNGQSFFLNGLFGDLFFSTVLFGGYALLQRRFPSLRVA, encoded by the coding sequence ATGAAGTCTGTTCACGTACGCACTGCCTCGGTAATTTCCATTCTTCTGCTGGCGGCCCTGAGTCGCCTGCTGCCGCACCTGCCCAATTTTACGCCCATTGCCGCCATTGCCCTTTTTGGCGCTTCCATGTTTGAGCGGAAGTGGCAGGGGCTGGTGGTTGCTTTTGGAGCCATGCTGCTGAGCGATGCCCTGATTGGTTTTCACGGCACGATGGCGGCCGTTTACGGCTCGTTCGGACTGACCTGGCTGATCGGCTATTTCCTCCTGAAACGCCCGACGGCGGTTCGGGTGGTGACGGCTTCCCTGCTGTCGTCCGTCCTGTTTTTCCTGATTACCAACTTTGCCGTCTGGTACGGCAGTACGTTTTATCCGCAAACGCCGGGCGGCCTGCTGGCCTGCTACACGGCCGGTCTGGCGTTCTATAACGGACAGTCCTTTTTCCTGAACGGCCTGTTCGGAGACCTGTTCTTCAGCACGGTTCTGTTCGGGGGCTATGCCCTGCTGCAGCGTCGCTTTCCGTCGCTGCGAGTGGCGTAA
- a CDS encoding RNA polymerase sigma factor translates to MLPKQQSDEELVRQYIDTNRNDLFEQLYNRYVNKVYRRCLSITKDPVVAEDYTQDIFIKAMTNLKGFKERSSFSTWLYTVSSNYCMDQLKYRQRLHTVNYNPEITPDMQDSSEAIDMEEQIQAVNHTLTSLTEEELEVIRLKYYEGLEVKDIAARLGQSESAVKMRLKRTRDKLKKQLEDFRMN, encoded by the coding sequence ATGCTACCGAAACAGCAATCTGACGAAGAACTGGTACGCCAGTATATCGACACCAACCGCAACGACCTATTCGAGCAGTTGTATAACCGTTATGTCAATAAGGTATACCGCCGCTGTCTGTCCATCACGAAAGATCCCGTGGTGGCTGAAGACTATACCCAGGATATTTTCATTAAGGCAATGACCAACCTGAAAGGGTTTAAGGAACGGTCGTCGTTCTCGACCTGGCTGTATACCGTTTCGTCGAACTATTGCATGGACCAGCTAAAATACCGCCAGCGGCTGCATACGGTGAATTACAATCCAGAGATTACGCCCGATATGCAGGACTCCTCGGAAGCCATTGACATGGAAGAGCAGATTCAAGCCGTCAACCATACCCTGACGAGCCTGACCGAGGAGGAACTGGAAGTAATCCGGCTGAAGTATTACGAAGGTCTGGAGGTGAAAGACATTGCCGCCAGACTCGGGCAGTCGGAAAGCGCCGTGAAGATGCGTCTGAAACGCACGCGGGATAAGCTGAAGAAACAACTGGAGGACTTTCGGATGAATTAA
- a CDS encoding adenosylcobinamide-GDP ribazoletransferase — protein sequence MRLFFTALMFYTRLPVPKNIDHSEDLLNRSTVFFPIIGWIVGGIAAGTYWLGTVLFPPEMAVLFSLIASIWATGAFHEDGFADVCDGFGGGWSSGQILTIMKDSRLGTYGFVGLALLLAVKYMALENILETERYWYAGTLMYISGHSLSRFMAITVIRALPYAREDAESKAKPISKGIETGPFWISFLLAIVPLVALIYLTELWIYATFLLPMWLGRTYLKRLYQRWLGGYTGDGLGAIQQLTEVIWYLSLVSIKWISL from the coding sequence ATGCGTCTTTTCTTTACCGCGCTGATGTTCTATACGCGGCTGCCCGTGCCGAAAAACATCGATCATTCTGAAGACCTGCTGAACCGCTCCACGGTCTTTTTCCCGATCATCGGTTGGATCGTCGGCGGCATCGCGGCGGGCACGTATTGGCTCGGCACCGTCCTTTTTCCGCCCGAAATGGCGGTGCTGTTCAGCCTCATCGCCAGCATCTGGGCTACCGGCGCGTTCCATGAGGACGGGTTTGCGGATGTGTGCGACGGTTTCGGCGGGGGTTGGTCGTCGGGTCAGATTCTGACCATCATGAAAGACAGTCGGCTGGGCACCTACGGCTTCGTCGGACTGGCCCTGTTGCTGGCCGTCAAGTACATGGCGCTGGAAAACATTCTGGAAACCGAGCGCTACTGGTACGCGGGCACCCTGATGTACATCTCCGGCCACAGCCTGAGCCGGTTCATGGCGATTACGGTCATCCGGGCGCTGCCCTACGCCCGCGAAGACGCCGAAAGCAAGGCCAAACCCATCTCCAAAGGCATCGAAACGGGTCCGTTCTGGATTTCTTTTCTGCTGGCTATCGTTCCCCTGGTGGCCCTGATCTACCTGACCGAACTCTGGATTTACGCGACCTTCCTGCTGCCCATGTGGCTGGGCCGGACGTACCTGAAACGCCTCTACCAACGCTGGCTGGGCGGCTATACCGGCGACGGCCTCGGCGCCATCCAGCAACTCACCGAAGTCATCTGGTACCTGTCGCTGGTGTCCATCAAGTGGATTTCGCTGTAG
- a CDS encoding bestrophin family protein: protein MYTAKRVNFKLIVTFGWRPFLFFLLYSFTIFALYEWLNWRFLPIPFVPVGVIGTAVAFYVGFKNNSSYERLWEARRIWGSIVNASRSWAIMVLDYPSLKNAAGDWTAERLAETKHDLIYYHLAYITALRVQLRQRTVWQQHHDIAHAIVERISAFKQCGLDKELSRFLDPAEIERLIRYQNPATQLVRRQSEELNRLREVGLLSSFHHVEMERLLVELYNQQGACERIKSFPFPRQYAFFSYVFVWLFLLVLPFGLLSELVKASPQYAWLMVPIYVIIAWMFNTMEIVGDTSENPFENSLNDVPLTAICRNIEIDLREMLGETNIPKRVEAVDNILM from the coding sequence ATGTACACCGCAAAGCGCGTCAACTTCAAACTTATCGTCACCTTCGGCTGGCGTCCGTTTCTTTTCTTTCTCCTTTATTCGTTTACCATTTTTGCGCTGTATGAATGGTTGAACTGGCGTTTTCTGCCGATCCCGTTCGTACCCGTCGGCGTGATCGGTACGGCGGTGGCTTTTTACGTTGGTTTCAAGAATAATTCGTCCTACGAACGCCTTTGGGAAGCCCGCAGAATCTGGGGCAGCATCGTCAACGCGAGTCGCTCGTGGGCCATTATGGTGCTGGATTATCCAAGCCTGAAAAATGCGGCGGGCGACTGGACGGCCGAACGGCTGGCCGAAACCAAGCACGATTTGATTTATTATCATCTGGCCTACATCACGGCGCTGCGGGTGCAGCTTCGGCAGCGCACCGTCTGGCAGCAGCACCACGACATTGCGCATGCCATCGTCGAGCGTATCTCGGCTTTCAAGCAGTGCGGACTGGACAAGGAACTGAGCCGTTTTCTGGACCCGGCCGAAATCGAGCGGCTGATCCGGTACCAGAATCCGGCCACGCAACTGGTTCGCCGCCAATCCGAAGAATTGAACCGGCTCCGGGAAGTGGGCCTGCTTTCCAGTTTCCACCATGTCGAAATGGAACGCCTGCTGGTGGAGTTGTACAACCAGCAGGGAGCCTGCGAACGGATCAAATCCTTCCCGTTTCCCCGCCAGTACGCCTTTTTCAGCTACGTTTTTGTGTGGCTGTTTCTGCTGGTCCTCCCCTTCGGCCTGCTCAGCGAACTGGTCAAAGCCAGCCCGCAGTACGCCTGGCTGATGGTCCCCATCTACGTCATTATCGCCTGGATGTTCAACACGATGGAAATTGTGGGCGACACCAGCGAAAACCCCTTTGAAAACAGCCTCAACGACGTCCCCCTCACGGCCATCTGCCGCAACATCGAAATCGACCTCCGCGAAATGCTCGGCGAAACGAACATCCCGAAGCGGGTCGAGGCGGTGGACAATATTCTAATGTAA
- the cobT gene encoding nicotinate-nucleotide--dimethylbenzimidazole phosphoribosyltransferase — translation MNEVLPAILPPDRAIFPAIEQKINLKTKPVGALGRLEKLAAQVALIQQSETPELTNPHVLVFAGDHGLAAEGVSAYPAEVTYQMVQNFIAGGAAINVFCRQNGLNLLVCDVGVNGTFAENTETFVKFKIRPGTRNMRQEPAMTADECGAAMDAGRTLVNGVAYRGCNVVGLGEMGIGNTAAATLLMHRITGLPLADCVGRGTGLDDAGLGRKLAILEEVSARYRSLTDPLDLLAAMGGFELAAMVGAYLQAAENGMVILADGFIATAALLIAHKLAPAVLEYCVFSHQSDEQGHAAMLNYLGVSPLLTLGLRLGEGTGCALAYPLLASAVAMLNDMASFASAGISQKEENR, via the coding sequence ATGAACGAAGTCCTTCCTGCTATCTTACCGCCCGACCGGGCCATTTTCCCCGCCATTGAACAGAAAATCAACCTGAAAACAAAACCGGTCGGGGCGCTCGGCCGTCTGGAGAAACTGGCCGCCCAGGTGGCCCTGATCCAGCAGAGCGAGACTCCCGAACTGACGAATCCGCACGTGCTTGTGTTTGCCGGAGACCACGGTCTGGCGGCCGAAGGCGTCAGCGCCTACCCGGCCGAAGTGACGTACCAGATGGTGCAGAACTTCATTGCGGGCGGCGCGGCCATCAACGTGTTCTGTCGGCAGAACGGCCTTAACCTGCTGGTCTGCGACGTGGGCGTCAACGGTACGTTTGCCGAAAACACGGAGACGTTTGTCAAGTTCAAAATCCGGCCCGGCACCCGGAACATGCGGCAGGAACCCGCCATGACGGCCGATGAATGCGGGGCGGCGATGGACGCCGGCCGCACGCTGGTCAACGGGGTGGCCTACCGGGGCTGCAACGTCGTCGGGCTGGGCGAAATGGGCATCGGCAACACGGCCGCCGCCACTCTCCTGATGCACCGGATCACGGGGCTTCCGCTGGCCGACTGCGTCGGCCGCGGCACGGGACTCGACGATGCCGGACTGGGTCGCAAACTGGCTATTCTGGAGGAAGTTTCCGCCCGATATCGTTCGCTCACCGACCCGCTTGACCTGCTGGCCGCGATGGGCGGCTTTGAACTGGCGGCGATGGTGGGGGCTTATCTGCAGGCCGCCGAAAACGGGATGGTGATTCTGGCCGATGGCTTCATTGCCACCGCGGCGCTGCTGATTGCGCACAAACTGGCCCCGGCCGTGCTGGAGTACTGCGTTTTTAGCCACCAGTCCGACGAACAGGGTCACGCGGCCATGCTGAACTACCTCGGCGTTTCGCCGCTGCTGACCCTGGGTCTGCGGCTGGGCGAAGGAACGGGCTGTGCGCTGGCCTATCCGCTGCTGGCTTCGGCCGTGGCGATGCTCAACGACATGGCTTCGTTTGCGTCGGCGGGGATTAGTCAGAAGGAAGAAAACCGTTAA